Proteins found in one Dermacentor silvarum isolate Dsil-2018 chromosome 8, BIME_Dsil_1.4, whole genome shotgun sequence genomic segment:
- the LOC119460787 gene encoding potassium voltage-gated channel protein Shaw isoform X2, whose translation MYHHASNSRGTLDVENRVVLNVGGIRFETYKTTLKKIPATRLSRLTEALANYDPVLNEYFFDRHPGVFAQILNYYRTGKLHYPTNVCGPLFEEELEFWGLDANQVEPCCWMTYTVYRDTQATLAILDTLDIENEKPSDEELARKFGVEEDYYAGKLSCWQRLKPRIWLLFDEPYSSLAAKVMAVISVFFICVSILSFCLKTHPNMRVPVIVNRTVTQRNTTAWVLDKVKTDAHDAFFYVESVCNAWFTFEITIRFVVSPRKLDFVRAPINIIDFIATMSFYSDMLLQHLAADLENADILDFFSIIRILRLFKLTRHSRGLKILIHTFKASAKELFLLVFFLVLGIVIFASLVYYAERLQANPRNDFTSIPEGLWWAIVTMTTVGYGDMVPRTYVGMLVGALCALAGVLTIGLPVPVIVSNFTMFYSHTQAREKLPKQRRRFVGEPPGTGTAASAATGPGVPQARRMNAIKHHQHSREFAATNKPGT comes from the exons ATGTACCACCACGCGAGCAACAGCCGCGGCACCTTGGATGTGGAAAACCGCGTCGTCCTCAACGTGGGCGGCATACGCTTCGAGACGTACAAGACGACCCTCAAGAAGATTCCCGCGACGCGCCTCTCCCGGCTCACCGAGGCACTCGCCAACTACGACCCCGTGCTGAACGAGTACTTCTTCGACCGCCACCCGGGCGTCTTCGCACAGATACTCAACTACTACCGCACGGGCAAGCTGCACTATCCGACCAACGTGTGTGGCCCGTTGTTCGAAGAGGAGCTCGAGTTCTGGGGTCTGGATGCCAATCAG GTCGAGCCTTGCTGCTGGATGACGTACACGGTGTACAGAGACACCCAAGCCACATTGGCCATCCTGGACACGCTCGACATCGAGAACGAGAAGCCCAGCGATGAGGAGCTGGCGCGAAAGTTCGGCGTCGAAGAGGACTACTACGCGGGCAAGCTGTCCTGTTGGCAGCGGCTCAAGCCACGCATCTGGCTGCTCTTCGACGAGCCCTACTCGTCGCTGGCCGCCAAGGTCATGGCCGTCATATCGGTCTTCTTCATCTGCGTCTCCATCCTCTCGTTCTGCCTCAAGACGCACCCCAACATGCGCGTGCCCGTCATCGTGAACCGGACCGTGACGCAGCGCAACACCACCGCCTGGGTCCTGGACAAGGTCAAGACGGACGCGCACGACGCCTTCTTCTACGTGGAGAGTGTGTGCAATGCCTGGTTCACCTTCGAGATCACCATACGGTTCGTGGTGAGCCCGAGAAAGCTAGACTTCGTGCGCGCGCCCATCAACATCATCGACTTCATCGCGACCATGTCCTTCTACTCGGACATGCTGCTCCAGCACCTCGCGGCGGACCTGGAGAACGCCGACATCCTGGACTTCTTCTCCATCATCCGAATCCTGAGGCTGTTCAAGCTGACGCGCCACTCGCGCGGGCTCAAGATCCTCATACACACCTTCAAGGCCTCGGCCAAGGAACTCTTCCTGCTGGTCTTCTTCCTGGTGCTGGGCATCGTGATATTCGCCAGCCTCGTGTACTACGCCGAGAGGCTGCAGGCGAACCCGCGCAACGACTTCACCAGCATCCCCGAGGGCCTGTGGTGGGCCATCGTGACAATGACCACAGTGGGCTACGGGGACATGGTGCCCAGGACTTACGTAGGCATGCTCGTCGGGGCCCTGTGCGCGCTCGCGGGCGTGCTGACGATCGGGTTGCCCGTGCCGGTGATCGTGTCCAACTTCACCATGTTCTACTCGCACACGCAAGCGCGCGAGAAGCTCCCCAAGCAGCGACGTCGCTTCGTGGGCGAGCCGCCCGGCACGGGGACGGCCGCGTCGGCGGCCACGGGGCCCGGTGTGCCGCAGGCGCGGCGCATGAACGCCATCAAGCACCACCAGCACAGCAGGGAGTTTGCCGCCACCAACAAGCCAGGTACTTGA
- the LOC119460787 gene encoding potassium voltage-gated channel protein Shaw isoform X1, protein MYHHASNSRGTLDVENRVVLNVGGIRFETYKTTLKKIPATRLSRLTEALANYDPVLNEYFFDRHPGVFAQILNYYRTGKLHYPTNVCGPLFEEELEFWGLDANQVEPCCWMTYTVYRDTQATLAILDTLDIENEKPSDEELARKFGVEEDYYAGKLSCWQRLKPRIWLLFDEPYSSLAAKVMAVISVFFICVSILSFCLKTHPNMRVPVIVNRTVTQRNTTAWVLDKVKTDAHDAFFYVESVCNAWFTFEITIRFVVSPRKLDFVRAPINIIDFIATMSFYSDMLLQHLAADLENADILDFFSIIRILRLFKLTRHSRGLKILIHTFKASAKELFLLVFFLVLGIVIFASLVYYAERLQANPRNDFTSIPEGLWWAIVTMTTVGYGDMVPRTYVGMLVGALCALAGVLTIGLPVPVIVSNFTMFYSHTQAREKLPKQRRRFVGEPPGTGTAASAATGPGVPQARRMNAIKHHQHSREFAATNKPGIYNGVSTPDQAPPMQAMLT, encoded by the exons ATGTACCACCACGCGAGCAACAGCCGCGGCACCTTGGATGTGGAAAACCGCGTCGTCCTCAACGTGGGCGGCATACGCTTCGAGACGTACAAGACGACCCTCAAGAAGATTCCCGCGACGCGCCTCTCCCGGCTCACCGAGGCACTCGCCAACTACGACCCCGTGCTGAACGAGTACTTCTTCGACCGCCACCCGGGCGTCTTCGCACAGATACTCAACTACTACCGCACGGGCAAGCTGCACTATCCGACCAACGTGTGTGGCCCGTTGTTCGAAGAGGAGCTCGAGTTCTGGGGTCTGGATGCCAATCAG GTCGAGCCTTGCTGCTGGATGACGTACACGGTGTACAGAGACACCCAAGCCACATTGGCCATCCTGGACACGCTCGACATCGAGAACGAGAAGCCCAGCGATGAGGAGCTGGCGCGAAAGTTCGGCGTCGAAGAGGACTACTACGCGGGCAAGCTGTCCTGTTGGCAGCGGCTCAAGCCACGCATCTGGCTGCTCTTCGACGAGCCCTACTCGTCGCTGGCCGCCAAGGTCATGGCCGTCATATCGGTCTTCTTCATCTGCGTCTCCATCCTCTCGTTCTGCCTCAAGACGCACCCCAACATGCGCGTGCCCGTCATCGTGAACCGGACCGTGACGCAGCGCAACACCACCGCCTGGGTCCTGGACAAGGTCAAGACGGACGCGCACGACGCCTTCTTCTACGTGGAGAGTGTGTGCAATGCCTGGTTCACCTTCGAGATCACCATACGGTTCGTGGTGAGCCCGAGAAAGCTAGACTTCGTGCGCGCGCCCATCAACATCATCGACTTCATCGCGACCATGTCCTTCTACTCGGACATGCTGCTCCAGCACCTCGCGGCGGACCTGGAGAACGCCGACATCCTGGACTTCTTCTCCATCATCCGAATCCTGAGGCTGTTCAAGCTGACGCGCCACTCGCGCGGGCTCAAGATCCTCATACACACCTTCAAGGCCTCGGCCAAGGAACTCTTCCTGCTGGTCTTCTTCCTGGTGCTGGGCATCGTGATATTCGCCAGCCTCGTGTACTACGCCGAGAGGCTGCAGGCGAACCCGCGCAACGACTTCACCAGCATCCCCGAGGGCCTGTGGTGGGCCATCGTGACAATGACCACAGTGGGCTACGGGGACATGGTGCCCAGGACTTACGTAGGCATGCTCGTCGGGGCCCTGTGCGCGCTCGCGGGCGTGCTGACGATCGGGTTGCCCGTGCCGGTGATCGTGTCCAACTTCACCATGTTCTACTCGCACACGCAAGCGCGCGAGAAGCTCCCCAAGCAGCGACGTCGCTTCGTGGGCGAGCCGCCCGGCACGGGGACGGCCGCGTCGGCGGCCACGGGGCCCGGTGTGCCGCAGGCGCGGCGCATGAACGCCATCAAGCACCACCAGCACAGCAGGGAGTTTGCCGCCACCAACAAGCCAG